One window of Triticum dicoccoides isolate Atlit2015 ecotype Zavitan chromosome 5A, WEW_v2.0, whole genome shotgun sequence genomic DNA carries:
- the LOC119301028 gene encoding uncharacterized protein LOC119301028, translating to MGRWLPSWESAAFEVFSVGVEEREEVRRMTTWEKSSQIKAPVAAHVAKEWRAAVGRITDKRGQGQRLDSAMASSIMRGLGLLHGQGGGGQRLDSAMASSIMRGLGFLHGQGGGDLSTSSSFLKKSFRLLQFSFFTAQRLQRSDDVCKEGKMQTSNAEDVFKALDEIEFPELVEPLRTALDEAKAVWSKTEETRYRANAVEQNDRANEANADDD from the exons ATGGGCCGTTGGTTGCCTTCATGGGAGAGTGCGGCCTTTGAGGTCTTCAGCGTGGGTGTGGAGGAGCGGGAAGAGGTGAGGAGGATGACAACGTGGGAAAAAAGCAGCCAGATCAAAGCTCCCGTCGCCGCTCACGTTGCCAAGGAGTGGAGGGCCGCAGTTGGCCGCATCACAGACAAGCGAGGACAAGGACAACGCCTGGATTCGGCGATGgcatcatccatcatgagaggcctGGGCCTCCTCCACGGACAAGGCGGCGGCGGACAACGCCTGGATTCGGCGATGgcatcatccatcatgagaggcctGGGCTTCCTCCACGGCCAAGGCGGCGGCGATCTGAGCACCAGTTCAAG TTTTCTGAAGAAAAGCTTCAGGCTTCTGCAGTTTTCATTCTTCACGGCGCAGAGGTTACAGAG GTCAGATGATGTGTGCAAGGAAGGAAAGATGCAGACAAGCAACGCCGAAGACGTCTTCAAAGCGCTTGATGAGATTGAGTTCCCAGAGTTGGTAGAGCCCCTGAGGACTGCATTGGATG AAGCAAAGGCAGTCTGGAGCAAAACAGAGGAAACTAGATACAGAGCCAATGCTGTAGAGCAAAATGATCGAGCAAACGAAGCCAACGCGGATGACGATTAA
- the LOC119301027 gene encoding uncharacterized protein LOC119301027 — MAGDDDLAALHEQAALASSAAVSASDLDFAFQLQVAEAIQASLRANSNPSSSSSAAAASAASSPFQSAPVLESSDVAYALEVHAADLARAEEDRLDAQRLREAHAQAAATVRIAAHDALFARELASVPEDQWARDGDNIERPLDPTKPLFRVFFKGLSSKGVVGPRDRDPGVAVLAVAVCDHQGNVVLRIQKPVEASVGGHMTLEVMALTEGLEAALGLGIQSIKIVTDYRVLYNHLLGIWRPTQKKLADMIDQVLSVRKKFKQCEVLFVERRQLEYVMKLAKESVESQLAKAITVHAGMEMRENCAICLEDTDVSKIHAVEGCAHRFCFSCMKEHVKVKLLHGMLPACPQDGCTKQLTVEGSKVFLSPRLLGIMVQRIREAQIPPTQKIYCPYPKCSALMSLSEVIHPMQASCSKYTVADAATLRKCVKCRGSFCISCKVPWHDRMTCHDYKMMHPHANSEDAKLENLAEHRLWQKCVKCQHMIELAEGCYHMTCVCGYEFCYTCGKEWRDKKPTCSCPLWDEHNLIRNDIRGNVVRENIQEDEDEYDDDEDDYYVQEDAHYNQGFR; from the exons ATGGCCGGCGACGATGACCTGGCGGCCCTCCACGAGCAGGCAGCCCTGGCCTcctccgccgccgtctcggcctccgACCTCGACTTCGCCTTCCAACTCCAGGTCGCCGAGGCGATCCAAGCATCTCTTCGCGCCAACAGTAACCCCTCCTCTTCCAGCTCTGCCGCCGCAGCGTCCGCCGCATCCTCCCCATTTCAGTCCGCCCCTGTGCTCGAGTCATCGGACGTTGCATACGCCCTAGAGGTCCACGCCGCTGACCTCGCTCGCGCCGAGGAGGACCGCCTCGACGCCCAGCGCCTCCGCGAGGCCCACGCCCAAGCGGCCGCCACCGTCCGCATCGCCGCCCACGACGCCCTCTTCGCGCGCGAGCTCGCCTCCGTCCCAGAGGACCAATGGGCTCGTGATGGCGACAACATCGAGCGCCCCCTCGACCCGACCAAACCCCTCTTCCGCGTCTTCTTCAAGGGCTTGTCGAGCAAGGGGGTGGTGGGGCCGCGGGACCGGGACCCGGGCGTCGCGGTGCTCGCCGTGGCCGTCTGCGACCACCAGGGAAATGTGGTGCTCAGGATACAGAAGCCGGTGGAAGCATCTGTGGGTGGGCACATGACGCTCGAGGTAATGGCGCTCACCGaaggcctcgaggcggctcttggaTTGGGGATCCAAAGCATCAAGATTGTCACCGATTACAGGGTGCTGTACAACCAT TTGCTTGGAATTTGGCGGCCAACACAGAAGAAGCTTGCAGATATGATAGATCAGGTCCTGTCAGTGCGAAAGAAATTTAAGCAATGTGAAGTATTATTTGTCGAACGAAGGCAACTTGAATATGTGATGAAACTAGCCAAAGAATCTGTAGAGTCTCAGCTTGCCAAAGCTATCACTGTGCATGCTGGCATGGAGATGAGAGAGAATTGCGCAATCTGCCTTGAAGACACTGATGTTTCTAAAATTCATGCAGTCGAAGGTTGTGCACATCGCTTTTGCTTCTCCTGCATGAAGGAGCATGTGAAAGTTAAGCTACTCCATGGAATGCTCCCAGCTTGCCCCCAAGATGGTTGCACTAAACAGCTGACTGTCGAGGGTTCAAAGGTATTCCTATCACCGCGACTCTTAGGGATCATGGTGCAACGTATCAGGGAAGCACAAATCCCTCCCACTCAAAAGATTTACTGTCCATACCCCAAGTGCTCAGCCTTAATGTCGTTGAGTGAAGTGATACACCCGATGCAAGCATCTTGCTCAAAGTACACTGTTGCTGATGCGGCCACATTGAGAAAGTGTGTCAAATGCAGAGGCTCATTCTGCATCAGCTGTAAGGTTCCGTGGCATGACAGGATGACTTGCCATGACTATAAGATGATGCACCCCCATGCTAATTCAGAAGATGCGAAGTTAGAGAACCTTGCAGAGCACCGGCTATGGCAGAAGTGTGTCAAATGCCAGCACATGATTGAACTCGCGGAGGGTTGCTACCATATGACTTGTGT GTGCGGCTATGAATTCTGCTACACCTGTGGGAAAGAATGGAGGGACAAGAAACCGACCTGTTCCTGCCCGCTGTGGGATGAACACAATCTAATTCGTAATGATATTAGGGGCAATGTTGTCCGTGAAAACATTCAGGAAGATGAAGATGAatacgatgatgatgaggacgattaCTATGTTCAAGAAGATGCTCACTATAACCAGGGGTTTCGGTGA